One region of Dokdonia sp. 4H-3-7-5 genomic DNA includes:
- a CDS encoding dimethylarginine dimethylaminohydrolase family protein, whose product MLKLNVKNETSRLKAVVLGTAESNGPTPSLEDAYDPKSALHIKEGTYPLEKDMVPEMEAVATIFKKYDVEVYRPKLIKDMNQIFTRDIGFVIDDKFFKANILPDREEEIEAIEHVIKQVAPTHVFRLPEEAHIEGGDVMLADDHIFIGTYRGADYPDYIIARTNMLAVGMIQELFPNKKVMSFDLRKSNTDPYSNALHLDCCFQPVGNGKAILHKNGFLQEKEYNWLLNHYGKENVFEISSQEMFNMNSNIFSISPEVVISERNFTRLNTWLRDQNITVEEVAYAEIAKQEGLLRCSTLPLIRM is encoded by the coding sequence ATGCTTAAACTCAATGTAAAAAACGAAACGTCACGTCTTAAAGCCGTGGTTTTAGGAACTGCAGAAAGTAATGGACCTACACCATCACTAGAAGATGCTTATGACCCTAAGTCGGCACTTCATATTAAAGAAGGTACGTATCCTCTAGAAAAAGACATGGTTCCAGAGATGGAAGCAGTAGCAACTATATTCAAGAAGTATGATGTAGAGGTGTATAGACCTAAACTTATAAAAGATATGAATCAGATCTTTACTAGGGATATAGGATTTGTGATTGATGATAAGTTTTTTAAGGCTAATATCCTCCCTGATAGGGAAGAGGAAATAGAAGCTATAGAACATGTTATAAAGCAAGTGGCACCAACGCATGTATTTAGATTGCCAGAAGAAGCACATATTGAAGGAGGAGATGTGATGCTTGCAGATGATCATATTTTTATCGGGACTTATAGAGGTGCAGACTATCCAGATTATATCATTGCACGTACAAATATGCTCGCCGTAGGAATGATACAGGAATTATTCCCAAATAAAAAAGTAATGTCATTTGATCTTAGAAAATCAAACACAGATCCATACAGTAACGCACTTCACTTAGATTGCTGTTTTCAACCAGTAGGTAACGGTAAAGCCATTCTACATAAAAACGGATTCCTTCAAGAAAAAGAGTATAACTGGCTGTTAAATCATTACGGAAAGGAGAATGTATTTGAAATCTCGTCTCAAGAGATGTTTAATATGAATTCTAATATATTCAGTATATCGCCAGAAGTAGTAATTTCTGAACGTAATTTTACGAGATTAAATACGTGGCTGAGAGATCAGAATATTACCGTAGAAGAAGTTGCTTATGCAGAGATTGCAAAGCAAGAAGGATTACTAAGATGTAGTACACTACCGCTTATAAGAATGTAG
- a CDS encoding MepB family protein, producing MTSNLQQIKASIYDKCSLYISDYHDELESKSYGACTFTLAGLNIICRDAKVTPKKTGQFVTFWKRLESGEISPFHESDIIDFYVVNVKTENELGQFVFPRSILIKKGIISTQTKEGKRAFRVYPAWDTPNNKQALNTKKWQLDYFYEVSKDVDIDFITSLFKSCE from the coding sequence ATGACCTCTAACCTACAACAAATTAAAGCGAGCATTTACGACAAATGCTCGCTTTATATTTCGGATTATCATGACGAGCTCGAAAGCAAATCCTACGGTGCCTGTACATTTACGCTAGCAGGATTAAATATTATATGTAGAGATGCAAAAGTAACGCCTAAAAAAACAGGCCAATTTGTAACATTCTGGAAGCGCTTGGAAAGCGGAGAAATCTCACCTTTTCACGAAAGTGATATTATTGATTTTTATGTAGTAAATGTAAAGACAGAAAATGAGTTAGGTCAATTTGTCTTCCCTAGATCAATCCTTATCAAAAAAGGAATAATATCAACCCAAACTAAAGAAGGCAAAAGAGCTTTTAGAGTTTATCCAGCATGGGACACTCCAAATAATAAACAAGCTCTAAACACGAAAAAATGGCAATTAGATTATTTTTATGAAGTAAGTAAAGACGTAGATATAGATTTTATTACGTCTCTTTTTAAATCCTGTGAATAA